A stretch of DNA from Arthrobacter globiformis:
GGCGGGCAAAACGGCGATGTCGGAGAACACCAGCCCGGCCAGCGGCCCGGCCAGTCCGGCCAGGGTGATGCCCAGTGGCGCAATGATCCGGTCGGGCCAGCGGATGAGGCCGGCGAGCAGTGCGACGGCGGCGCTGATGCCCGCCACCAGCACCATCTCCTTGACGCCGTTGAACCTGGCGCTGGCGATCCACCCGGAGCCCAGGCAGGACAGGACGACCCCCACGCTGCAGCCGAGCGTCGACTCGAGGCGCTGCGCCTGGCCGGTGCCGCGCACCAGCTGGACGAGGAAGACTGCACCGACACCCAGAGCAATGAAACCGGGCGTCCAGTTGAGGTAGCCGGGGGCGGCGGCGAAAGAGGCTGCAACGGCCGAGCCGGCCCCTGACAGCCCGATCACTGCAGCCAGGGTTTTCTTGGCGGGGATTTCCAGGTAGTGCGGCCAGCCGACACCGATACCCAGGGCAAATAGCACAGCAACCGCCAGGAGGACATCCGGAGTCCGGAAGACACTGGCCACCAGCGTCGCCAGGCCCACCAGGCCAACCACTCCGATGCTCCACGACTGGAGCGGCCGGCCTGCAGCGGCCGGAGCGCCCAGCTCGGGAGCAGGCCGCGGCGTACTCATCTCGGACTCTGCACTCAAATCTGCTGCGACCTCATCCTGGCTGTGCCGTTGACGGGCAGGGCTCGGCCCCCTGACGGTTTCAATCCTGCCCTATATGACCGCCATATGTCGTAAACAAGGCGCGCGGGTGCGGCCGGTCAGTATCGGTCCGGGGGCCATTGGGTATACTCAAACATCAGCTCAGTCGCCCGACGATGCGCGGACAGCCCCTTGGAGGAACAATGTCGCACATCCTGTTACTGACCAACAGCACCGGGTCATCGGTGGACATTTTGCCTGCCTTGGAGCTCCTGAACCACCGGGTGCACATCCTCCCGGCCGAGCCCACCGCACTGCTGGAGACAGACCCCTGCGACATCGTCCTCCTGGACGCGCGCAAAGACCTCGTGGGCGCCCGCTCACTGACCCAGCTCCTGAAGGCCACCGGCCTCAGCGCACCTCTGGTGCTGATCCTCACCGAGGGCGGCATGGCGGCCGTTTCCTCCGCCTGGGCCGTCGATGACATCGTGCTTGACTCCGCCGGCCCCGCCGAGGTGGAGGCACGGATCCGCCTCTCTGTCGCCCGGGCTGTACCGGAGCAGGAGGAGGCTCCCTCCGAAATCCGGGCTGCCGGCGTCGTTATTGACGAGGCGAGCTACACGGCCCGCGTCAACGGCGCGGCACTGAACCTGACCTTCAAGGAATTCGAACTCCTGAAGTACCTGGCGCAGCACCCTGGCCGCGTATTCACCCGGCAGCAGCTCCTCACCGAGGTGTGGGGCTACGACTACTACGGCGGCACCAGGACCGTGGACGTCCACGTCCGGCGGCTGCGCGCCAAGCTGGGCGCCGACCACGAAAACCTCATCAGCACGGTGCGCAACGTGGGCTACCGGCTCACGCTGATCCGCCAGCAGGAGGACGAACTCACCGAGGCGTAGGCCTCGGGGGCCCGCCCAAGGGTGCCGGCTTCCCGGCACCGCCCGCAGCAGAATGCAGAACGGCCCGGCTCACCAGAGCCGGGCCGTTCTGCATTTGGAACTACAAGTGGAGGACATACGGGTCGAACGTATCAGGCCACCCCAGTGGTGGATCCCCCTCACAACCTGCCATGAATGCCGGCTGAGGTAACGACTATACGGGGCACCACGGCCGGTTCCAAATCGGGCGTGCGCGGGTGGCGTCCGTATAGCCTTACAGCATGAGTTCTGCGCACCCGGAGAAATGGCCCGTCCTTGTCATCAAGGGCGGCGTGGATCAAGACCTGCTGCGGGACGTCCGCGTCCTGCTGGCCGCCGCCGAGGAATCGGACGGCAATCCCCCCGTTTCCGAACAGACCCTCGTAACCATGCGCGCAGCGGATACCGGGCCGCACTCGCTGTTGACCCTTGCCCTCTACGCCCCCGACGAGCAGTCGGACCCCGCCACGGCACAGGACCTGGCAGGCTTCGCCGTGGTCGTGGAGGAGCCGGACGGGACGGGCGTGGTGGAGATCGCGGTCCACCCCAGCTACCGGAACCAGGGCGTGGCGGACCGGCTCGTTGGCACGCTCAAGTCCTCCCGCGGCCTGGACGGGCTCAAGGCCTGGTCGCACGGCAACCATGAGGCAGCAGCGGACCTGGCTGCCCGGTATGGCTACGGACCGGTTCGGGAGCTGTGGAAGATGCGGCTCACCACGGCCACCGCCGAGCTGCCCGACGCCGGCCTGCCGGACGGGGTCTCGATTCGCGCCTTTGTGCCGGGCAAGGACGAAGACGCCTGGCTCGCCGCCAACCGTGAGGCCTTCGCGCACCACCCGGAGCAGGGCTCGCTGACCAGGGCCGACCTGCAGGCCCGGATGGACGAACCCTGGTTCGACCCCGCTGGCTTCCTGCTGGCTGAGGACCGGGACGGACGGCTGCTCGGCTACCACTGGACCAAAGTGCACCCGCAGCACGGGACCCATGCGGCCATCGGCGAGGTGTACGTCGTGGGCGTCACGCCCGCCGCCCAGGGCATGGGCCTGGGCAAGGCGCTGACCATCGCCGGGATCCGGTACCTCCAGCAGCAGGGCCTGCACGCCGTCATGCTGTACACGGATGCGGACAACGCCCCGGCTGTCTCGCTGTACCGGCGGCTGGGCTTCACGCGCTGGGATATGGATGTCATGTACGGGCCGCTTGAGGGGCGTTGATCACCCCCTCCTGCACGCGCGCCGCCGGCCTCGAAATCTTCGGGTCCTGGACGGGTGAATGCTTGTAAGGTTGAAACTAAACCCGCCAGTACTCAAGGAGAGCGCATGCAACCGGAATCCGCCGGAACAGCCACCACCGAAATCAAGGCGGCCCCTGTGCGCGCCCGGTTCGGCTCCTCCGAAGTTCCGGCGTCCCGCGCCACGCAGGACCGGATCGACATCCCCGAGTTCGCCGCCATCCTGGAACCGGATGGCGAGATCAGCCCCGACCGGTTCCTGGACCGCGAACTGAGCTGGCTCGCGTTCAACGCCCGGGTCCTCGAACTCGCCGAAGATCCTGACCTGTACCTGCTGGAACGCGTCAACTTCCTGTCGATCTTCGCCTCCAACCTCGACGAATTCTTCATGGTCCGCGTGGCCGGCCTGAAGCGCCGCATCGCCACCGGACTCGCTGTCCCCTCCCCCGCCGGGCTAAGCCCCGTCCAGGTCCTGGAACAAATCGGCGAGGCAGCCCACCGCCTGCAGCAGCGGCACGCCCAGGTCTACGCCGAGCAGATCCGGCCGGCCCTGGCCTATGAGCACATCCACCTCATGCATTGGGACGAACTCGACGACGAAGCCCGGCACCGGCTCAGCGCCATGTTCGCGGAGAAGGTCTTCCCGATCCTCACGCCGCTGGCCGTGGACCCCGCCCATCCCTTCCCTTACATCTCGGGCCTTTCCCTGAACCTGGCTGTGGTGGTCCGGAACCCGGTCAGCGACAAGGAGCTCTTCGCCCGCGTCAAGGTGCCGGACCAGCTGCCCCGACTGATCTCCATCGACGGGCCCCGGGCCGGCTCGGTGCCCGGCCGCGTGGCACGGTTCATCGCCCTCGAGGAAGTCATCGCCGTCCACCTGCACCAGCTCTTCGCCGGTATGGAAGTACTGGAGCACCACACCTTCCGGGTGACCCGCAACGAGGACGTTGAGGTGGAAGAGGACGACGCCGAGAACCTTCTGCAGGCGCTCGAGAAGGAACTGCTGCGACGCCGGTTCGGCCCGCCCGTCCGGCTTGAGGTCACCAACGACATCAACCCGAACATCCGCGCACTCCTGATCCGCGAGCTCGGCGTGGACGAGTCGGAGGTCTACTCCGTTCCGGCACCCCTGGACCTGCGCGGCCTCTCCGTGATCGGCAGCATTGACCGCGCGGACCTGCACTACCCCAAGCACGTGCCCCACACCTCGCGGTACCTGAATGAGTCCGAGACGTCCAAGGCCGCCAACGTCTTCGCCGCCATGCGCCGCCGGGACATCCTCCTGCACCACCCGTACGATTCGTTCTCCACGTCCGTCCAGGCGTTCCTGGAACAGGCGGCGGCGGACCCCAAGGTGCAGGCAATCAAGCAGACCCTGTACCGCACCTCGGGCGACTCCCCCATCGTCGATGCCCTCATCGACGCCGCCGAGTCCGGCAAGCAGGTGCTGGCCCTCGTGGAGATCAAGGCCCGTTTCGATGAGCAGGCCAACATTTCCTGGGCCCGCAAGCTGGAGCAGGCCGGCGTCCACGTGGTCTACGGCATCGTGGGCCTTAAGACCCACTGCAAGCTCTCCCTCGTGGTCCGCCAGGAGGTGGACGGGCTGCGCCGCTACTGCCACATCGGAACCGGCAACTACCACCCGCGGACCGCGCGCTACTACGAGGACCTCGGACTCCTGACCGCCAACGAACAGGTGGGCGAGGACCTCTCCAAGCTGTTCAACCAGCTGTCCGGGTACGCTCCGAAGTCAACGTTCAAGCGTCTCCTGGTGGCCCCCCGGTCCGTGCGTTCGGGACTGATCGACAGGATCGAAACCGAGATCAGCAACGCCCGCGCAGGCATTCCCGCGCGGGTGCAGATCAAGGTCAACTCCATGGTGGATGAGTCCATCATCGATTCCCTCTACCGCGCCTCCCAGGCCGGAGTGAAGGTGGACGTCATTGTCCGCGGCATCTGCTCGCTGCGCC
This window harbors:
- the mshD gene encoding mycothiol synthase; the encoded protein is MSSAHPEKWPVLVIKGGVDQDLLRDVRVLLAAAEESDGNPPVSEQTLVTMRAADTGPHSLLTLALYAPDEQSDPATAQDLAGFAVVVEEPDGTGVVEIAVHPSYRNQGVADRLVGTLKSSRGLDGLKAWSHGNHEAAADLAARYGYGPVRELWKMRLTTATAELPDAGLPDGVSIRAFVPGKDEDAWLAANREAFAHHPEQGSLTRADLQARMDEPWFDPAGFLLAEDRDGRLLGYHWTKVHPQHGTHAAIGEVYVVGVTPAAQGMGLGKALTIAGIRYLQQQGLHAVMLYTDADNAPAVSLYRRLGFTRWDMDVMYGPLEGR
- a CDS encoding RNA degradosome polyphosphate kinase, translated to MQPESAGTATTEIKAAPVRARFGSSEVPASRATQDRIDIPEFAAILEPDGEISPDRFLDRELSWLAFNARVLELAEDPDLYLLERVNFLSIFASNLDEFFMVRVAGLKRRIATGLAVPSPAGLSPVQVLEQIGEAAHRLQQRHAQVYAEQIRPALAYEHIHLMHWDELDDEARHRLSAMFAEKVFPILTPLAVDPAHPFPYISGLSLNLAVVVRNPVSDKELFARVKVPDQLPRLISIDGPRAGSVPGRVARFIALEEVIAVHLHQLFAGMEVLEHHTFRVTRNEDVEVEEDDAENLLQALEKELLRRRFGPPVRLEVTNDINPNIRALLIRELGVDESEVYSVPAPLDLRGLSVIGSIDRADLHYPKHVPHTSRYLNESETSKAANVFAAMRRRDILLHHPYDSFSTSVQAFLEQAAADPKVQAIKQTLYRTSGDSPIVDALIDAAESGKQVLALVEIKARFDEQANISWARKLEQAGVHVVYGIVGLKTHCKLSLVVRQEVDGLRRYCHIGTGNYHPRTARYYEDLGLLTANEQVGEDLSKLFNQLSGYAPKSTFKRLLVAPRSVRSGLIDRIETEISNARAGIPARVQIKVNSMVDESIIDSLYRASQAGVKVDVIVRGICSLRPGIPGLSENITVRSILGRFLEHSRVFAFGNGGDPVAYIGSADMMHRNLDRRVEALVQLSGGEDTAYVLDLMRRYMDPETSSWHLDNDGEWTRHHIGEDGRKLDDVQSWLLASRSRQRAVARR
- a CDS encoding permease, which encodes MSTPRPAPELGAPAAAGRPLQSWSIGVVGLVGLATLVASVFRTPDVLLAVAVLFALGIGVGWPHYLEIPAKKTLAAVIGLSGAGSAVAASFAAAPGYLNWTPGFIALGVGAVFLVQLVRGTGQAQRLESTLGCSVGVVLSCLGSGWIASARFNGVKEMVLVAGISAAVALLAGLIRWPDRIIAPLGITLAGLAGPLAGLVFSDIAVLPAAVFGVVVGAVLVSFRRLVTLRGAPLNFPAALGMGLAPIAAVGSLAYFIDKLLIS
- a CDS encoding winged helix-turn-helix transcriptional regulator, producing MSHILLLTNSTGSSVDILPALELLNHRVHILPAEPTALLETDPCDIVLLDARKDLVGARSLTQLLKATGLSAPLVLILTEGGMAAVSSAWAVDDIVLDSAGPAEVEARIRLSVARAVPEQEEAPSEIRAAGVVIDEASYTARVNGAALNLTFKEFELLKYLAQHPGRVFTRQQLLTEVWGYDYYGGTRTVDVHVRRLRAKLGADHENLISTVRNVGYRLTLIRQQEDELTEA